CGTGCCGACCGCCTTCTCGCCGAACGACTCATAGAGGAGTATCCCTTGGCCGTTGTTCTCGATCAACAGGTGTACACACTCGCCGGTTTCGTCGGCGAGACGGTCAATCTCTTTTTTAGCCGCCTGATAGAGCTTCGAGTTGTGCTTTACTCGCTCTCCTAGTGGGACGAACTGTGGTCCCAGCTCGTAGGACGTCCCGTCTTTGACGACGAGTCCGTGGGATTTCAGCGTCGCCAAATGCGTGTGTACGGACCCCTCTGAGAGGTCGATCGCCTCGCTCAACTCTGAGATAGTCGTTGATCTCCGCTCTTGCATCGCACGGATCAGTTCGCAGGCTGTATCGACCGACTTGACCCGCCGGCGACCGCCGCTTTTGTTCATGTGTGCCACATGCTTGTACCATCGCATAAAGATTTGCGACTACCAAAAGACGATCCGTGGGGACCCGAAGATTGTCCAAGCGGAACATAAATGAAGGTCCGCATTGACACCTGATACGGCAGAGTATGACACGAACTGGAGCGGACTTATTTGTTGAAGCGTTGGAGACCTACGAGATTCCGTATCTCTTCGGGAACCCCGGAACGACCGAAGTCCCTGTGATGAGTGCCCTTGAAGGAAGCGCAGTCGATTACGTCCTTGGACTACAGGAAGACATCGCCGTAGGGATGGCCGCAGG
The Haloferax sp. Atlit-12N DNA segment above includes these coding regions:
- a CDS encoding helix-turn-helix domain-containing protein, whose amino-acid sequence is MNKSGGRRRVKSVDTACELIRAMQERRSTTISELSEAIDLSEGSVHTHLATLKSHGLVVKDGTSYELGPQFVPLGERVKHNSKLYQAAKKEIDRLADETGECVHLLIENNGQGILLYESFGEKAVGT